One segment of Pleuronectes platessa chromosome 21, fPlePla1.1, whole genome shotgun sequence DNA contains the following:
- the LOC128427298 gene encoding bone morphogenetic protein 7-like has product MASTLSGPGAPLFVLDQLQQHIDDPRCSPPLARRQLGLAPAPTRYPPRDKLNLQQQHLSARDHRSRTRRASPESSPHDHPQPCQRVPLFVDFEEIGWSGWIISPRGYNAYHCKGSCPFPLGGGLKATNHATVRSIMHALKLSSDEVGAPCCVPDRLQSISLLYFDEEENVVLKQYDDMVALSCGCH; this is encoded by the exons ATGGCGTCCACACTGTCGGGCCCCGGGGCTCCTCTGTTTGTCTTGGACCAGCTACAGCAACACATTGATGACCCCA ggtgctcCCCGCCTCTGGCCCGACGccaactgggattggctccagctcccacccGCTACCCTCCAAGG GACAAGCtcaacctgcagcagcagcacctgagCGCCCGCGACCACCGCAGCCGAACGCGCCGAGCGTCTCCCGAGTCCTCGCCCCACGACCACCCCCAGCCCTGCCAGCGGGTCCCCCTCTTTGTTGACTTCGAGGAGATCGGCTGGTCGGGCTGGATCATCTCCCCGCGGGGTTACAACGCCTACCACTGCAAAGGCTCCTGTCCCTTCCCGCTGGGGGGCGGCCTCAAAGCGACCAACCACGCCACGGTGCGCTCCATCATGCACGCGCTCAAGCTCTCGAGCGACGAAGTGGGAGCGCCCTGCTGTGTGCCCGACAGACTCCAGTCCATCAGTTTGTTATACTTCGATGAGGAGGAGAACGTGGTTCTGAAGCAGTACGACGACATGGTGGCTTTAAGCTGCGgctgtcactga